The genomic segment CCGGCGCCGCGTCAGTCTCCTGGGGTGGATCCGTGACAGCGGCCCACGCAGGGGTCTGCGAGGCGCTTAAACAGCGGGCAAATCTGCAGGTGATCGATGCCTTTGAAAAAGGTATTTCGCTGGAAGAGAGCTGGGATCGCAGGCGCCGGGCATTTCTGGTCGACCTTTACCTTACCGGGGCCAATGCAATTACAGAAGCCGGACAACTCGTGAATCTGGATCGCACC from the Desulfobacterales bacterium genome contains:
- a CDS encoding LUD domain-containing protein, whose protein sequence is MDQAIENFWKIRLQQLKNALEANNFTVFLADNADDARRIFVDTILPDTGAASVSWGGSVTAAHAGVCEALKQRANLQVIDAFEKGISLEESWDRRRRAFLVDLYLTGANAITEAGQLVNLDRT